A genomic stretch from Sphingomonas sp. HDW15A includes:
- the atpD gene encoding F0F1 ATP synthase subunit beta, which yields MATAAEPKTRTKKAAPKKSDATVAPTSSGNLVGSISQVIGAVVDVVFENELPPILAALETDNNGQRLVLEVAQHLGENMVRTIAMDATEGLTRGQRVTATGSQIRVPVGPKTLGRIMNVIGEPIDDRGPIGSDLSASIHADAPAFVDQSTEASILVTGIKVIDLLAPYAKGGKIGLFGGAGVGKTVLIQELINNIAKGHGGVSVFAGVGERTREGNDLYHEFLEAGVIATDKDGNPTPEGSKVALVFGQMNEPPGARARVALSGLTQAEYFRDVEGQDVLFFVDNIFRFTQAGSEVSALLGRIPSAVGYQPTLATDMGTLQERITSTNKGSITSVQAIYVPADDLTDPAPATSFAHLDATTTLSRAISELGIYPAVDPLDSTSRVLSPSVVGQEHYEVARSVQETLQKYKSLQDIIAILGMDELSEEDKLVVGRARKIQRFLSQPFHVAEVFTGIPGKFVQVEDTVRSFKAVVSGEYDHLPESAFYMVGGIEEAVAKAEKMAQDA from the coding sequence ATGGCCACCGCCGCTGAACCCAAGACCCGCACCAAGAAGGCCGCGCCGAAGAAGTCGGACGCCACCGTTGCCCCGACTTCGAGCGGCAATCTCGTCGGATCGATCTCCCAGGTCATCGGCGCCGTCGTCGACGTCGTCTTCGAGAACGAACTGCCGCCGATCCTCGCCGCGCTCGAGACCGACAACAACGGCCAGCGTCTCGTTCTCGAAGTCGCCCAGCATCTTGGCGAGAACATGGTCCGCACCATCGCCATGGACGCGACCGAAGGACTGACCCGCGGACAGCGCGTCACTGCAACCGGCTCGCAGATCCGCGTTCCGGTCGGTCCCAAGACGCTCGGCCGGATCATGAACGTCATCGGCGAGCCGATCGACGATCGCGGGCCGATCGGCAGCGACCTCTCGGCCTCCATCCATGCGGACGCTCCCGCCTTCGTCGACCAGTCGACCGAGGCCAGCATCCTCGTCACAGGCATCAAGGTCATCGACCTTCTCGCTCCCTACGCCAAGGGCGGCAAGATCGGCCTTTTCGGCGGCGCCGGTGTCGGCAAGACCGTTCTGATCCAGGAACTGATCAACAACATCGCCAAGGGGCACGGTGGCGTCAGCGTCTTCGCCGGTGTTGGCGAACGGACCCGTGAGGGCAACGACCTCTATCACGAGTTCCTCGAGGCGGGCGTCATCGCCACGGACAAGGACGGTAATCCGACCCCCGAAGGATCGAAAGTCGCCCTGGTGTTCGGCCAGATGAACGAGCCGCCGGGCGCCCGTGCCCGCGTCGCCCTCTCGGGTCTTACCCAGGCGGAGTATTTCCGCGACGTCGAAGGCCAGGACGTGCTGTTCTTCGTCGACAACATCTTCCGCTTCACTCAAGCCGGCTCCGAAGTGTCGGCGCTCCTGGGCCGCATTCCGTCGGCGGTGGGCTATCAGCCGACGCTCGCCACCGACATGGGCACCCTTCAGGAGCGCATCACGTCGACCAATAAGGGCTCGATCACCTCGGTTCAGGCAATTTACGTGCCAGCCGACGACTTGACCGATCCGGCCCCGGCGACGTCGTTCGCCCACTTGGACGCGACCACGACCCTTTCGCGCGCCATCTCGGAGCTTGGCATTTATCCTGCGGTCGATCCGCTCGACTCGACGAGCCGCGTGCTTAGCCCTTCAGTCGTCGGGCAAGAGCATTATGAGGTCGCCCGTAGCGTCCAGGAAACTCTTCAGAAGTATAAAAGCCTACAGGACATCATTGCCATCCTCGGCATGGATGAACTTAGTGAAGAGGATAAGCTGGTGGTCGGGCGTGCCCGCAAGATCCAGCGCTTCCTCAGCCAGCCGTTCCACGTCGCGGAAGTCTTCACCGGCATTCCTGGCAAGTTCGTCCAGGTCGAAGACACGGTCCGCTCATTCAAGGCCGTCGTGTCGGGCGAATACGACCACCTGCCCGAATCGGCCTTCTACATGGTCGGCGGCATCGAAGAAGCGGTCGCCAAGGCCGAGAAGATGGCGCAGGACGCCTAG
- a CDS encoding DUF1203 domain-containing protein, which yields MTYRIKGLEPATFSPLFELGDAELEDMGMTRMRVDNPNFPCRVSLRDADIGDEVILLNHVSHEGNNPYRASHAIFISKSATEAADYVDSIPPALDRRILSLRAFDGEGMMIDAAIVQPGEADPAIRRMLGNSKVDHIDAHNAIRGCFAARIDRN from the coding sequence ATGACCTACCGAATCAAAGGCCTGGAGCCCGCCACCTTCTCTCCCCTGTTCGAACTTGGCGATGCCGAGCTGGAAGACATGGGTATGACCCGCATGCGTGTGGACAATCCCAACTTTCCCTGCCGCGTGTCGCTTCGTGACGCCGACATTGGCGACGAAGTGATTCTTTTGAATCACGTCAGCCACGAGGGCAACAATCCCTATCGCGCAAGTCACGCAATTTTCATCAGCAAGTCCGCGACCGAGGCGGCCGACTACGTTGACAGCATCCCGCCAGCCCTCGATCGCCGGATACTTTCGCTTCGGGCATTCGACGGCGAGGGCATGATGATCGACGCCGCGATCGTGCAGCCGGGAGAGGCGGATCCGGCGATCCGCCGGATGCTCGGCAATTCGAAGGTCGATCATATCGACGCCCACAATGCTATTCGCGGCTGCTTTGCCGCACGCATCGACAGGAACTAA
- a CDS encoding glutathione S-transferase encodes MADRNLRLDDCINRVCPWSGDPVEADSLTLYRDKVVGFCNPGCRDKFEQATAAFDSAVQGKN; translated from the coding sequence ATGGCGGACCGCAATCTCCGCCTTGATGACTGCATCAACCGGGTCTGCCCGTGGTCGGGCGACCCGGTGGAGGCCGACAGCCTGACGCTCTATCGGGACAAGGTCGTCGGTTTCTGCAACCCGGGTTGCCGGGACAAGTTCGAGCAAGCGACCGCGGCCTTCGACTCCGCCGTCCAGGGAAAGAATTGA
- a CDS encoding methylated-DNA--[protein]-cysteine S-methyltransferase, producing the protein MTTACAMLEPMPTIDLEAAWAAFERRDRRWDGRVIGAVKTTGIYCKPSCPARRPKREHVEFFAGSDEARAAGYRACLRCKPDEVGRDREAIGRAIELINQAEDIPRLEQLAAAVGYAPHHFQRIFTREIGVSPAAYARGLRAERAASALNENGTVTEAIYDSGYSAPSRFYADAKDRLGMTPSAWRDGGRGETIRYAFLDTPLGRMLVAATNKGICRLTFDEDLAALKLRFPNATILPADTAMASLISGVMSAIETPTAVHDLPIDVVGTGFQERVWAELRKIPPGETRSYADIAAAVGDPKATRAVGTANGSNPVAVLVPCHRVIRSDGSLGGYAGGLERKRKLLAAEGATWKEQAAFDL; encoded by the coding sequence ATGACGACCGCTTGTGCTATGCTTGAGCCAATGCCGACCATCGACCTCGAAGCCGCCTGGGCGGCCTTCGAGCGGCGCGACCGCCGCTGGGACGGGCGAGTCATTGGCGCGGTCAAGACCACCGGCATCTATTGCAAGCCGAGCTGCCCGGCACGCCGGCCGAAGCGCGAGCATGTCGAATTCTTCGCAGGGAGCGACGAGGCCCGGGCTGCTGGCTACCGAGCCTGCCTGCGCTGCAAGCCGGATGAGGTCGGCCGCGATCGCGAGGCGATTGGCCGCGCGATCGAACTGATCAATCAAGCGGAAGACATTCCCAGGCTCGAACAGCTGGCGGCGGCAGTCGGTTACGCGCCGCATCACTTTCAACGGATTTTCACCCGCGAGATCGGCGTGTCCCCCGCGGCCTATGCCCGGGGCCTGCGCGCCGAACGCGCCGCAAGCGCCCTCAACGAAAACGGGACGGTGACCGAAGCCATTTACGATTCCGGTTATTCTGCGCCGAGCCGCTTTTATGCCGACGCCAAGGATCGTCTCGGAATGACCCCCTCGGCATGGCGCGATGGCGGTCGGGGGGAGACGATCCGTTATGCTTTTCTCGACACTCCACTCGGAAGGATGCTGGTTGCCGCTACAAACAAGGGGATCTGCCGGCTGACCTTCGATGAGGATCTGGCTGCGCTGAAGCTGCGGTTCCCGAATGCAACTATTCTCCCGGCGGATACGGCCATGGCGTCCCTGATATCCGGGGTGATGAGCGCGATTGAAACACCCACCGCGGTCCACGACTTGCCGATCGACGTTGTCGGGACTGGCTTTCAGGAACGGGTCTGGGCCGAGCTTCGCAAGATTCCGCCGGGCGAAACGCGCAGTTATGCAGACATCGCTGCGGCCGTTGGCGATCCCAAGGCGACGCGCGCCGTCGGCACGGCCAATGGATCGAACCCCGTCGCCGTGCTCGTGCCCTGTCATCGCGTGATCCGTTCGGACGGCAGCCTCGGGGGCTATGCCGGCGGGCTGGAGCGCAAGCGCAAGCTGCTGGCGGCGGAAGGCGCGACCTGGAAGGAACAGGCCGCGTTCGACCTTTAG
- the atpA gene encoding F0F1 ATP synthase subunit alpha, whose protein sequence is MDIRAAEISRVIRDQIANFDADAQVSEVGSVLSVGDGIARIHGLDNVQAGEMVEFDDGTKGMALNLEADNVGVVIFGSDSAIKEGSTAKRTGTIVDVPVGKGLLGRVVDALGNSIDGKGPIEATERSRVEVKAPGIIPRKSVHEPVQTGLKALDALVPVGRGQRELIIGDRQTGKTAVAIDTFINQKQANAGNDEGQKLYCIYVAVGQKRSTVAQIVRALEENGAMEYSIVVAATASEPAPLQFLAPYTGCAMGEYFRDNGMHAVIVYDDLSKQAVAYRQMSLLLRRPPGREAYPGDVFYLHSRLLERAAKMNDANGNGSLTALPIIETQAGDVSAYIPTNVISITDGQIFLETDLFYQGIRPAINVGLSVSRVGSSAQTKAMKKVAGSIKLELAQYREMAAFAQFGSDLDASTQKLLARGARLTELLKQPQYQPMPIEEQVASIFAGTQGFIDSVETRDVTRYEAAMLSYLRSDHKDILKTIRDTKVLDDDTAAKLKDALTAFGKQFA, encoded by the coding sequence ATGGACATCCGCGCCGCTGAAATCTCCCGCGTCATTCGCGACCAGATCGCGAACTTTGACGCCGATGCCCAGGTCTCCGAGGTCGGCAGCGTCCTGTCGGTCGGCGACGGTATCGCCCGCATCCATGGTCTCGACAACGTCCAGGCCGGCGAGATGGTCGAATTCGACGACGGCACCAAGGGCATGGCCCTCAATCTCGAAGCCGACAACGTCGGCGTCGTCATCTTTGGTTCTGACAGCGCCATCAAGGAAGGCTCGACTGCCAAGCGTACCGGCACGATCGTCGACGTTCCCGTCGGCAAGGGCCTGCTCGGTCGCGTCGTCGACGCGCTCGGCAATTCAATCGACGGTAAGGGACCGATCGAAGCCACGGAGCGCAGCCGCGTCGAAGTCAAGGCTCCCGGCATTATCCCGAGGAAGTCGGTTCACGAGCCGGTGCAGACCGGCCTCAAGGCGCTAGACGCGCTCGTTCCTGTCGGCCGCGGCCAGCGTGAGCTGATCATCGGCGACCGCCAAACCGGCAAGACGGCCGTCGCGATCGACACGTTCATCAACCAGAAGCAGGCCAATGCCGGCAATGACGAGGGGCAGAAGCTTTACTGCATCTACGTCGCCGTCGGCCAGAAGCGCTCGACCGTCGCCCAGATCGTCCGCGCGCTCGAAGAGAATGGGGCGATGGAATATTCCATCGTCGTCGCCGCGACCGCGTCCGAGCCGGCCCCGCTGCAGTTCCTCGCGCCATACACCGGTTGCGCGATGGGCGAATATTTCCGCGACAACGGCATGCACGCGGTCATCGTTTACGACGACCTTTCCAAGCAGGCCGTGGCCTATCGCCAGATGTCGCTCCTGCTGCGCCGCCCGCCGGGCCGCGAAGCCTATCCGGGCGACGTCTTCTATCTCCACAGCCGACTGCTCGAGCGCGCCGCCAAGATGAACGATGCCAACGGCAACGGGTCGCTCACCGCTTTGCCAATCATCGAGACTCAGGCGGGCGACGTGTCGGCCTACATTCCGACCAACGTCATCTCGATCACCGACGGCCAGATCTTTCTCGAGACCGACCTGTTCTACCAGGGCATCCGTCCGGCGATCAACGTCGGTCTCTCGGTCAGCCGCGTCGGTTCCTCGGCCCAGACCAAGGCGATGAAGAAGGTCGCCGGCTCCATCAAGCTCGAGCTCGCCCAGTATCGCGAGATGGCCGCCTTCGCCCAGTTCGGCTCGGACCTCGACGCTTCGACCCAAAAGCTGCTGGCCCGCGGCGCGCGCCTTACCGAGCTGCTCAAGCAGCCGCAGTACCAGCCGATGCCAATCGAGGAGCAGGTCGCATCGATCTTCGCCGGCACGCAGGGCTTTATCGACAGCGTCGAAACCCGCGATGTCACGCGCTACGAGGCAGCGATGCTCAGCTATTTGCGCTCGGATCACAAGGACATCTTGAAGACGATCCGCGACACCAAGGTGCTGGACGACGATACTGCCGCCAAGCTGAAGGACGCGCTTACCGCGTTCGGCAAGCAGTTCGCGTAA
- a CDS encoding sulfotransferase has protein sequence MQDDRPRLVGRLSRALEWAWKRGVATRPVLETDAIVEAAASRGWGRPQDGEWRERLNILCRSLRLEADLNSFGHTVAYGQLVKLVAARARAGRWRRAHPQIAATPVAQPLIIVGQMRSGTTRIHRLLACDPHFAVNRFYHQLDPVPPLGSIDPRSTRAVLAGALLRAIDPALASVHPTGPNQPEEDFGLQAFSIWGAQFEGQCRIPSFATFVESADPTDAYREYRNLLQLHAYADGADSCRTWLLKAPQFAQDLDAVLEAFPDARLVVLRRDPAEVVASSASLAWHHARLLSDSVTREEVGREWLRKTRLRSERMEDTLRRLPDTPRVELDYEEVSHDWRSSMARIYALLGRPLEGPVERRMSRFLDRSVGHRRHRYRAADFGLSEGQIAEAFA, from the coding sequence TTGCAAGATGACAGGCCGCGATTGGTCGGCCGATTATCCCGGGCGCTGGAATGGGCTTGGAAGCGGGGAGTTGCGACGCGGCCTGTCCTTGAAACGGACGCCATCGTCGAGGCGGCCGCCAGCCGCGGCTGGGGCCGCCCACAAGACGGGGAGTGGCGTGAGCGGCTCAACATCCTGTGCCGGTCGCTTCGATTGGAAGCAGATCTCAACAGCTTCGGCCACACGGTCGCCTACGGACAGCTCGTCAAGCTGGTAGCGGCCCGGGCACGCGCTGGCCGATGGCGTAGAGCACATCCTCAAATTGCCGCGACGCCAGTCGCTCAGCCCCTGATAATCGTCGGCCAGATGCGATCCGGTACAACTCGAATCCACAGGCTCCTCGCCTGCGATCCTCATTTCGCGGTCAATCGATTCTACCACCAGCTCGACCCTGTCCCGCCTCTCGGCTCAATCGATCCGCGTTCGACCCGCGCGGTACTCGCCGGGGCCTTGCTTCGCGCTATCGATCCCGCCTTGGCATCGGTCCATCCGACTGGACCCAACCAGCCGGAAGAAGACTTCGGTCTGCAGGCCTTTTCGATATGGGGCGCACAGTTTGAAGGCCAATGCCGAATCCCGTCTTTTGCGACGTTTGTCGAAAGCGCGGACCCTACCGACGCCTATCGGGAATATCGAAACCTGCTTCAGCTTCATGCCTACGCGGATGGGGCGGATTCGTGTCGCACCTGGCTCCTTAAAGCCCCGCAATTCGCCCAGGATCTCGACGCAGTGCTCGAAGCGTTTCCCGACGCTAGGCTGGTTGTCCTGAGGCGCGACCCCGCCGAGGTGGTGGCATCGTCGGCAAGCTTGGCCTGGCACCACGCCAGGTTGTTGTCCGACAGCGTCACGAGGGAAGAGGTCGGCCGCGAATGGCTGCGCAAGACAAGGCTTCGCTCGGAACGGATGGAAGACACTCTGCGCCGCCTTCCCGACACCCCTCGGGTCGAGCTCGATTACGAGGAGGTTTCGCACGACTGGCGAAGTTCGATGGCCAGGATCTACGCCCTGTTGGGTCGACCGCTGGAAGGACCTGTCGAGCGAAGAATGAGCCGTTTCCTCGATCGCTCTGTCGGTCATCGCAGGCATCGCTACCGCGCCGCCGATTTCGGCCTTAGCGAAGGGCAAATCGCGGAAGCGTTCGCCTAG
- the purC gene encoding phosphoribosylaminoimidazolesuccinocarboxamide synthase — translation MSRRRQIYEGKAKILYEGPEPGTLIQYFKDDATAFNAQKRGTIAGKGVINNRISELIFTSLGGIGVPTHFIRRLNMREQLVRQVEIVPIEVVVRNVAAGSLSKRLGIEEGTQLPRTIIEYYYKDDSLGDPMIADEHIACFGWATQDEMNDIADMAIRVNDFMCGLFAAIGIRLVDFKLEFGRVWDGDYSRVILADEISPDGCRLWDMKSNEKLDKDRFRQDLGKVEEAYQEVARRLGLLPEEGDDSAVLDLDSHRKKRGK, via the coding sequence ATGTCCCGTCGCCGCCAGATCTACGAAGGCAAGGCCAAGATCCTTTACGAAGGCCCGGAGCCGGGAACGCTGATCCAGTATTTCAAGGACGACGCGACGGCTTTCAACGCTCAAAAGCGCGGGACGATCGCCGGCAAGGGCGTAATCAACAATCGCATCTCGGAGCTGATCTTCACCTCGCTCGGCGGGATCGGGGTTCCGACCCACTTTATCCGGCGCCTTAACATGCGCGAGCAGCTTGTCCGGCAGGTCGAGATCGTCCCGATCGAGGTGGTTGTCCGCAACGTCGCGGCCGGCTCCCTCTCGAAGCGCCTCGGCATCGAAGAGGGCACGCAGCTTCCGCGGACGATCATCGAATATTATTACAAGGACGACAGCCTGGGCGACCCGATGATCGCCGACGAGCATATCGCCTGCTTTGGGTGGGCGACCCAGGACGAGATGAACGACATTGCCGACATGGCGATCCGCGTGAACGACTTTATGTGCGGCCTGTTCGCAGCGATCGGCATCCGGCTGGTCGACTTCAAGCTGGAGTTCGGACGGGTCTGGGACGGGGACTATTCGCGCGTCATCCTGGCCGATGAGATCTCCCCGGACGGCTGCCGACTGTGGGACATGAAGTCGAACGAAAAGCTGGACAAGGATCGCTTCCGCCAGGACCTCGGCAAGGTCGAGGAGGCCTACCAGGAAGTCGCACGCCGGCTCGGCCTGCTTCCCGAAGAGGGCGATGACAGCGCCGTCCTCGATCTCGACAGCCACCGGAAAAAGCGGGGCAAGTAA
- a CDS encoding F0F1 ATP synthase subunit delta has protein sequence MENSGGIQASLAGRYATALFGLARDENQIDAVSRSLDTLESAVAESGDFRALVSSPLVSRGEAGKAIRALTPTLGLDPTTARFLGVLAENGRLGELKPVIRLFRQLAGEHRGETVAEVASAHPLDDGQVQALKAKLKARLGRDVTIDSTVDPSLLGGIVVRLGSQMIDASIKTKLNTLALAMKG, from the coding sequence GTGGAGAATTCCGGCGGCATTCAGGCCAGCTTAGCGGGGCGCTATGCCACCGCTTTGTTCGGTCTTGCCCGTGACGAAAACCAAATTGATGCGGTTAGCCGCAGCCTGGACACGCTCGAATCGGCGGTCGCGGAATCCGGCGACTTTCGCGCGCTCGTTTCCAGTCCGCTGGTCAGCCGCGGCGAAGCTGGCAAAGCGATCAGGGCTCTCACCCCCACTCTCGGGCTCGACCCGACCACGGCCCGCTTTCTCGGCGTACTCGCTGAAAATGGCCGGCTGGGCGAACTGAAGCCGGTCATCCGGCTCTTCCGCCAGTTGGCCGGCGAACACCGCGGCGAAACCGTTGCCGAAGTCGCGTCGGCGCATCCGCTCGATGACGGCCAAGTGCAAGCGCTGAAGGCCAAGCTCAAGGCCCGCCTCGGCCGCGACGTCACGATCGACTCGACGGTCGACCCCTCTCTCCTCGGCGGCATCGTCGTCCGGCTTGGAAGCCAGATGATCGACGCCTCGATCAAGACCAAACTCAACACGCTCGCCCTGGCGATGAAGGGCTGA
- a CDS encoding F0F1 ATP synthase subunit gamma, with amino-acid sequence MASLKALKLRIGSVKSTQKITKAMKMVAAAKLRRAQQNAEAGRPYSERMADVVESLASRVTPGPQSPKLLAGTGNDQTHLIIVATGDRGLAGAFNTNVVRAARKKAEGLEAQGKKVLFYFVGRKGKPMFQRLYPKAIVGQHDTSEMKAPTYEEAQKIADDIIDRFDSGQFDVAHLAYSTFRSVLVQEPTIDQIIPVKVEAGEAKSGAMTAAVEYEPDEDEILAELLPKNITIQLYRAMLENAAGFYGSQMTAMDNATRNAGDMINKLSIQYNRQRQAAITTELVEIISGAEAL; translated from the coding sequence ATGGCCAGCCTCAAGGCATTGAAGCTTCGAATCGGCTCGGTGAAGTCGACTCAGAAGATCACCAAGGCGATGAAAATGGTCGCCGCGGCGAAGCTTCGCCGCGCCCAGCAGAATGCCGAGGCCGGCCGCCCCTATTCGGAGCGCATGGCGGATGTCGTGGAATCGCTTGCGAGCCGAGTCACGCCCGGCCCGCAAAGCCCAAAGTTGCTCGCCGGAACCGGTAATGATCAGACTCACCTGATCATCGTAGCCACCGGCGACCGCGGCCTTGCCGGTGCCTTCAACACCAACGTCGTGCGTGCCGCGCGCAAGAAAGCGGAAGGGCTTGAAGCTCAGGGCAAGAAGGTCCTGTTCTATTTCGTCGGCCGCAAGGGCAAACCGATGTTCCAGCGGCTTTATCCAAAAGCCATCGTCGGTCAGCACGACACCAGCGAAATGAAGGCGCCGACGTACGAGGAGGCGCAGAAAATCGCTGACGACATCATCGATCGCTTCGACAGTGGCCAGTTCGACGTTGCTCACCTGGCATATTCGACGTTCCGATCGGTTCTCGTCCAGGAGCCGACGATCGACCAGATCATTCCGGTCAAGGTCGAAGCCGGTGAAGCGAAGTCGGGCGCGATGACAGCCGCCGTCGAATATGAGCCGGACGAAGACGAGATCCTCGCTGAGCTGCTGCCCAAGAACATCACTATCCAGCTGTATCGCGCGATGCTGGAGAATGCCGCAGGCTTCTACGGCAGTCAGATGACTGCGATGGACAATGCGACGCGGAATGCCGGCGACATGATCAACAAGCTGTCGATCCAGTACAACCGCCAGCGCCAAGCTGCGATCACCACCGAACTCGTTGAAATCATTTCGGGCGCCGAAGCGCTCTAA
- a CDS encoding primosomal protein N', which yields MPRARVVTLNAALGPLDYRVPDGMNAGPGSVVVAPLGPRLLVGVVWEPERLQTGEVGDNRLRPLAGLVDVPPIPAALRRLAEWTADYYLSPLASVLRMVLPSSSALAGPRTLTEYGPTGIRPERLTPQREQALERIEGRQGTIRELAAHAEVSDAVMRGLVNAGALERLEVDADRPFPRPDPDFAPPVLNDEQRDASDSLTASIGKGFDPVLLDGVTGSGKTEVYFEAVAEAVRQGRQVLVLLPEIALTEPFLTRFTARFGCEPVAWHSDLRSSQRRRAWRAIASGEAKVVVGARSSLFLPYPNLGLIVVDEAHEPSFKQEDGVQYHARDVAVMRGHFEEIPVILASATPAIETRHMVEIGRYREVTLGRRYAGATLPEIRTIDLTQDPPPRGRWLAPSLVAELEANLEAGEQSLLFLNRRGFAPLTLCRHCGHRFQCPNCTAWMVEHRLMHRLACHHCGHVMPPPAQCPECGEADSLVACGPGVERIADEVAALFPDARTAIVTSDTIWSPARAAEFVRAMDEGEIDIVIGTQLVTKGYHFPNLTLVGVVDADLGLQGGDLRAAERSFQQISQVAGRAGRGEKPGRVLVQTHDPDAPVIAALASGDGPGFYSAETEARREAAMPPFGRLAAIVVSSEDSAEAEGVARRISQAAPRVEGMAVYGPAPAPLAMLRGRIRQRILVHAERKLDVQDVIRDWLGAIEWGPKVRVAVDVDPYSFL from the coding sequence CTGCCAAGGGCTCGCGTCGTCACATTGAACGCCGCGCTTGGTCCGCTCGACTATCGAGTCCCAGACGGGATGAATGCCGGACCGGGTAGCGTCGTCGTCGCGCCGCTCGGCCCGCGTCTGCTCGTCGGAGTGGTTTGGGAGCCGGAGCGGCTGCAGACCGGAGAAGTTGGCGACAATCGACTTCGCCCGCTCGCCGGACTGGTCGACGTCCCGCCGATCCCGGCCGCGCTTCGACGCCTCGCCGAGTGGACCGCCGATTATTACCTCTCCCCTCTCGCCAGTGTCTTGCGAATGGTGCTGCCGTCATCCTCCGCGCTCGCGGGACCAAGGACCTTGACCGAGTACGGCCCAACCGGGATTCGGCCCGAGCGCCTGACTCCGCAGCGCGAGCAAGCGCTCGAGCGGATCGAAGGCCGCCAGGGAACGATCCGCGAGCTCGCCGCCCACGCCGAGGTCAGCGATGCCGTGATGCGCGGCCTCGTGAACGCGGGGGCACTCGAAAGACTGGAGGTGGATGCCGACCGGCCCTTCCCCCGCCCCGATCCCGATTTCGCGCCGCCGGTCCTGAACGACGAGCAGCGCGACGCTTCCGACAGTCTCACAGCATCCATCGGCAAAGGCTTCGATCCGGTTTTGCTCGACGGCGTCACCGGCTCCGGCAAGACGGAAGTCTATTTCGAGGCTGTCGCCGAAGCCGTACGCCAAGGTCGCCAGGTGCTCGTTCTGCTCCCGGAGATTGCCCTTACGGAGCCATTCCTCACGCGCTTCACCGCGCGCTTTGGTTGCGAGCCGGTCGCCTGGCACAGCGATCTGCGATCTTCCCAGCGCCGGCGCGCCTGGCGAGCCATCGCCTCGGGCGAAGCGAAGGTAGTGGTCGGAGCCCGTTCGAGCCTGTTCCTGCCCTATCCCAACCTCGGCCTTATCGTGGTGGACGAAGCCCATGAGCCGAGCTTCAAGCAGGAAGACGGCGTACAATATCATGCCCGCGACGTAGCCGTGATGCGCGGCCATTTCGAGGAGATCCCGGTCATCCTCGCATCCGCGACCCCGGCAATCGAAACCCGCCACATGGTCGAGATCGGCCGCTATCGCGAGGTTACGCTCGGCCGCCGCTACGCAGGAGCCACGCTCCCCGAAATTCGGACGATCGACCTGACGCAGGACCCGCCGCCGCGCGGCCGTTGGCTGGCTCCCAGTCTCGTTGCCGAGCTCGAGGCCAATCTTGAAGCGGGCGAGCAGAGCCTGCTGTTCCTCAACCGCCGCGGCTTCGCTCCGCTCACCCTGTGCCGCCATTGCGGGCATCGTTTCCAATGCCCGAATTGTACGGCGTGGATGGTCGAGCATCGGCTGATGCACCGCTTGGCGTGCCACCATTGCGGTCACGTCATGCCGCCGCCGGCGCAATGCCCGGAATGCGGGGAGGCGGACTCGCTCGTAGCCTGCGGTCCCGGCGTTGAACGGATCGCCGATGAAGTAGCGGCGCTGTTCCCCGATGCGCGCACCGCGATCGTCACCAGCGACACGATCTGGTCGCCGGCGCGTGCGGCGGAGTTCGTGCGTGCGATGGATGAAGGCGAGATCGACATCGTTATCGGTACCCAACTGGTCACGAAGGGCTATCACTTCCCGAACCTGACGCTGGTCGGCGTGGTCGACGCCGATCTCGGGCTGCAGGGCGGCGACCTCCGCGCCGCGGAGCGTAGCTTCCAGCAGATTAGCCAGGTCGCCGGCCGCGCCGGGCGTGGCGAAAAACCGGGGCGGGTGCTTGTCCAAACCCACGATCCGGACGCCCCGGTTATTGCCGCGCTGGCAAGTGGCGACGGGCCCGGCTTCTATTCAGCCGAGACCGAAGCGCGGCGCGAGGCGGCGATGCCGCCATTTGGGAGGCTGGCCGCAATTGTGGTGTCGTCCGAAGACTCGGCGGAGGCGGAGGGCGTTGCCCGGCGAATCAGTCAGGCGGCGCCGCGCGTCGAGGGCATGGCGGTCTACGGCCCCGCCCCTGCGCCGCTGGCAATGCTTCGCGGCCGCATTCGGCAGCGGATCCTGGTTCATGCGGAGCGAAAGCTGGACGTTCAGGACGTCATTCGCGATTGGCTCGGTGCGATCGAGTGGGGACCGAAGGTCCGCGTGGCAGTGGACGTCGACCCTTACAGCTTCCTCTAG